The Rhizoctonia solani chromosome 1, complete sequence sequence CTAATGCCTTAATGATTGCCAGTAGCTCCTTATCATGCgtgtcatagttggcttTGGCACCGGAaaaggattttgacatgtaggcCACTGGGTGTAATTGGTTGTCTTTTCCTTGTTGACTTAGGATTGCTCCAAtagctactcctgatgcgtctgtttccagatAGTAGGGTAGATCTGGATTGGAATGGATAAGAACCAGAGATCTGGTGACAAGGGTTTTTAGCTCCTGGAATGTGTTATCTTCTGGTTTACTCCATGACCAgggagtttccttttttgtgaggttgtgCAAAGGACATGCAACcaagctgaagttggggatgaagcggtggaggtagttgacaaaccccaagaaggcctggacttgtttaACTGTTTTGGGCTGAGGCCATGTTGTCACTgcttcaatcttcttctgatccatggagaaaccagcaggggagatgacaataccAAGGTAAGCAACCGTAGTtacgtggaagtggcactttgaCAGCTTGCAGAATAGTTGATTCTTCATCAGTtgtgataggacttccctgacatgggttgaATGGTCTTCAgggttttctgagaagatcaagagATTGTCCAAATATATTACCACTGTTACATTGATtaggtccctgaacaggttgttcataaaatgttggaatgcTGCGGGGGCATTTGTaagaccaaaaggcataaccaGATACTCAAACAGGCCGTATTTTGTGCAGAACactgtcttccatttgtcaccctcTTTGATCCAaacattgttgtatccccaccAGAGGTCCAATTTTGTGAAGATCttttgttataacctcctaacctATACCATTGGgtttgcctgaattttctgatatttttagtattttttacaaacactTTACCCttacttttttgatcacgtgatcttggcgcttattatgccaaggtgccgcgccaagatgccgtgccaagggcgcttaggagaaatccacgcttctgcgcagcctgcagcatacTTCTTTTTTCACACAGACACTTCTTTCTtccacgcacagaccatgtatatacttctacccttgtctatataaacagcaggaaaattgcttggagaccccaagtcaattttaccttgtctcatactcattgaggaggattagtcagccagctaagtagcaggcccccagtagttctcagacgctcaccaccccctttactcaccacacctcccaggtctcaggcccctttgtcacCAGTTAGCAGTAGGTCACCTTCTGtgacagtagtatagcctagtatagagtagattacagtagtcttgcttgtagtagtacagccccaagcgcctgctcccaccagcgtgtacccaccttacagtggtgtacaacatctTTGCATGCCTTAGTTTAGCCATCAAGTTGTCTTGCCTTGGTAATGGGTACACATTCTTGTGCATGACATCATTGAGTT is a genomic window containing:
- a CDS encoding Retrotransposable element Tf2 protein; this encodes MLDGTISQTGCIWHQVHLMVLANGHTHSIPFLVCPIGNTLAILGMTWLTAEAPLIDWQQGLVTFPEQVQIALEEAADQNPLADLPNQYHEFAKVFGEEEFKVLPPHRKYNIAIDLLPDAKLSPGPIYGMTDAESKALKQHIDEELATGKICPSTSSAGALVMFVKKADGSLRLVVDYQKLNDVMHKNVYPLPRQDNLMAKLRHAKMLYTTIFTKLDLWWGYNNVWIKEGDKWKTVFCTKYGLFEYLVMPFGLTNAPAAFQHFMNNLFRDLINVTVVIYLDNLLIFSENPEDHSTHVREVLSQLMKNQLFCKLSKCHFHVTTVAYLGIVISPAGFSMDQKKIEAVTTWPQPKTVKQVQAFLGFVNYLHRFIPNFSLVACPLHNLTKKETPWSWSKPEDNTFQELKTLVTRSLVLIHSNPDLPYYLETDASGVAIGAILSQQGKDNQLHPVAYMSKSFSGAKANYDTHDKELLAIIKALEEWCIFLEATDRPIQVFTDHCNLEYWMQTRTFNWKHARWQIFLSNFNFKIHYHLGKQSGKPVALSRHSNYVDQPPELEIMLPEEVFANTSEEELEIIMEIRAKLKEVLWI